A part of Pungitius pungitius chromosome 15, fPunPun2.1, whole genome shotgun sequence genomic DNA contains:
- the dnm3b gene encoding dynamin-3: MGNRGMEDLIPLVNKLQDAFSSIGQACNLDLPQIAVVGGQSAGKSSVLENFVGRDFLPRGSGIVTRRPLVLQLISATAEWAEFLHCKGKKFTDFDEVRQEIEAETDRVTGANKGISPVPINLRVYSPHVLNLTLIDLPGITKVPVGDQPVDIEQQIRDMIMQFITRESCLILAVTPANSDLANSDALKLAKDVDPQGLRTIGVITKLDLMDEGTDAREILENKLLPLRRGYIGVVNRSQKDIDGRKDIKAALEAERKFFLSHSSYRHMAEKMGTPRLQRVLNEQLTNHIRDTLPSFRSKLQSQLLDLDKEAEEYRGYRPDDPSRKTKQLLQMVQQFSVDFEKRIEGSGDQVDTVELSGGAKINRIFHERFPFELVKMECDEKEMRREISYAIKNIHGIRTGLFTPDMAFEAIVKKQVIKLKGPCVKCVDMVIQELINTVRQCSNKLECFPMLREETERIVTSHIRDRESRAKDQVLLLIDIQLSYINTNHEDFIGFANAQQRSSQTNKSQSSAGNQVIRKGWLTINNISIMKGGAKEYWFVLTAESFSWFKDDEEKEKKYMLPLDNLKVRDVEKSFMSSKHIFCIFNTESRNVYKDNRTLELACDSQEDVESWKSSLLRAGVYPEKVMAVESETTTAADNFSMDPQLERKVETIRNLVDSYMAIVNKCIRDLMPKTIMHLMINNVKDFINAELLAQLYSAGDQNALMDESQEQAQRRDEVLKTHQALKEALAIIGDISTTTITVPMPPPVDSSWVGGPGGPRRSPPSSPTASRRMSSGQRPSPRGAPPPPNRPGPLGPFNNSADSPQAPSRPNRAPPSIPSRRPPPSPTRQAPP, encoded by the exons ATGGGAAACCGTGGCATGGAGGATCTGATCCCGCTGGTCAACAAGCTGCAGGATGCCTTCAGCTCCATCGGCCAGGCCTGCAACCTGGACCTGCCGCAGATCGCAGTGGTCGGCGGTCAGAGCGCAGGGAAGAGCTCCGTGCTGGAGAACTTTGTAGGCAG GGACTTTCTGCCTCGTGGATCTGGTATTGTCACCCGCAGGCCCCTGGTTCTGCAGCTTATCAGCGCCACTGCAG AATGGGCGGAATTCCTCCATTGCAAAGGGAAGAAGTTCACAGACTTCGACGAGGTCCGCCAAGAGATAGAGGCCGAGACGGACCGCGTCACGGGGGCCAACAAAGGCATTTCTCCCGTCCCCATCAACCTGCGTGTTTACTCCCCTCACG TGCTCAACCTGACCCTTATCGACCTACCGGGGATCACCAAGGTGCCGGTTGGAGACCAGCCTGTAGACATCGAGCAGCAGATCCGGGACATGATCATGCAGTTCATCACCAGAGAGAGCTGCTTGATCCTGGCTGTCACTCCCGCCAACTCTGACCTGGCCAACTCCGATGCTCTTAAACTGGCGAAGGATGTCGATCCACAGG GTCTGAGGACTATTGGAGTTATCACCAAACTGGACTTGATGGACGAGGGCACAGACGCCCGGGAAATACTGGAGAACAAGTTGCTGCCGCTGCGAAGAg GTTATATTGGAGTGGTGAATCGCAGTCAGAAGGACATCGATGGGAGAAAAGACATCAAGGCCGCGCTGGAGGCCGAGAGGAAGTTCTTCTTGTCCCACTCGTCGTACAGGCACATGGCCGAAAAAATGGGCACCCCCCGACTGCAGAGAGTGCTCAACGAG CAATTGACCAACCACATCCGAGACACGCTGCCATCTTTCCGCAGCAAGCTGCAGTCCCAGCTGTTGGATCTGGACAAGGAGGCCGAGGAATACCGGGGATACCGACCTGATGACCCATCTCGCAAAACCAAGCAGCTGTTGCA AATGGTGCAGCAGTTCTCTGTGGACTTTGAGAAAAGGATTGAGGGCTCAGGGGATCAGGTGGACACAGTGGAGCTGTCCGGTGGAGCAAAAATCAACCGCATCTTCCATGAGCGTTTCCCCTTTGAGCTGGTCAAG ATGGAGTGTGATGAGAAGGAGATGCGTCGTGAGATCAGTTATGCCATCAAAAACATCCACGGTATCAG GACTGGACTCTTCACCCCAGACATGGCGTTTGAGGCCATTGTGAAGAAGCAGGTCATAAAGCTGAAAGGACCCTGTGTCAAGTGTGTGGACATGGTCATCCAGGAACTGATAAACACTGTGCGCCAGTGCTCCAACAAG ctgGAGTGCTTCCCCATGCTGCGCGAGGAAACTGAGAGAATTGTGACTTCTCATATCCGGGACAGAGAGAGTCGGGCCAAGGACCAG GTTCTGCTGTTGATAGACATCCAGCTGTCATACATCAACACTAACCACGAAGACTTCATTGGCTTTGCTAA TGCGCAGCAGCGGAGCAGTCAGACTAATAAGAGCCAGAGTTcagcaggaaatcag GTCATTCGCAAAGGCTGGCTGACCATCAACAACATCAGCATCATGAAGGGAGGAGCCAAGGAGTACTGGTTTGTGCTGACTGCCGAGAGCTTCTCCTGGTTTAAGGATGACGAG gagaaagagaagaagtacATGCTCCCTCTGGACAACCTAAAGGTCCGCGATGTGGAGAAGAGCTTTATGTCCAGCAAGCAcatattttgcattttcaatACAGAGTCAAG GAATGTGTACAAGGACAATCGCACCCTGGAGTTGGCCTGTGACTCTCAGGAAGATGTGGAAAGCTGGAAATCTTCTCTCCTGCGTGCCGGGGTCTATCCTGAGAAAGTCATGGCG GTTGAGAGTGAGACCACCACCGCTGCAGATAACTTCTCCATGGACCCTCAGCTGGAGCGTAAAGTGGAAACCATCCGTAACCTGGTGGACTCCTACATGGCTATTGTCAACAAGTGCATCCGAGACCTCATGCCCAAGACCATCATGCATCTCATGATCAACAAT GTCAAGGACTTCATCAATGCTGAGCTGTTGGCCCAGCTGTACTCTGCTGGTGACCAGAATGCCTTGATGGACGAGTCCCAGGAGCAGGCCCAAAGGAGGGACGAGGTGCTGAAGACTCACCAGGCCCTGAAGGAGGCCCTGGCCATAATTGGTGacatctccaccaccaccatcaccgtCCCCATGCCTCCGCCTGTTGACAGCTCCTGGGTGGGAggtccaggtggtcctcggAG GTCTCCTCCATCCAGCCCCACTGCCTCCAGGAGGATGTCCTCGGGCCAGCGGCCGAGCCCCCGAGGGGCCCCGCCACCGCCAAACCGTCCAGGACCCCTGGGGCCCTTCAACAACAGTGCTGACAGCCCTCAGGCTCCCAGCCGCCCCAACAGGGCCCCTCCTAGCATCCCCAG CCGGCGGCCCCCGCCATCTCCCACAAGACAAGCCCCGCCATAA